Below is a genomic region from Dehalococcoides mccartyi.
CCAGCCGGCATGGAAAGCACCGGTCTGTTCACGCCGTGCCATCTTGTTGCCGCTATCTGTAAAGCTGCCGATATAAAGATTATTGCCGCAGGCAACAGTTCCATCTGACTTCAGGTCTTCAGGGCTGTCAATCTGCTGCATGGAGGATACTTGATAACCGTTCATCTCTTTGGCTACGTCAGCCGCAGAGGGATTGGTGCTGTAAGTCCAGCTGAGTTTAGTAACAGCCTCTGCATTCAGAGCGCTTTCACCCTGATAAAGGGACTGAAGGCGGCTGAGCAGTGAGCTGATAATCTCAAGCTCGGATTTGGCTTCACCGACGGCATTTACGGCCTTGTTTCGCCACTGTACCCAGCGGTCGGCATTGGTTACACTGCCTTCTTTTTCGTAAGAGCAGGCAGTGGGCAGCAGGAAGACCTCGGTCTGTGAACTGATGCCTTCTTTCTTCCAGAAAGCAGCAGTTTCAGATTCAAACATGTCTGTCACTACCAGCCAGTCCAGTTTGGCCAAAGCCTGAATAGCCTGACCGGCAGCAGAACTTTCAACCACCGGGTTTGCACCCCAGGCAAAAGCGCCCTTTATCTTGCCGGCAGCCATCTGCTTGATAGCGTTTACGTAAGAATAATTGGTATTTAAATCTGTCTTGGGCAGGAAGCTGAAACCAAAGCCATTTGAGCTGGAGGCATTAGAGCCGTACCAGGCCTTCAAAAGGCTGGCTGCGTTCTGCTCGCTGGATTTAGCGGCAAAAGCAGCAAAATTGGTGTCATCTTCGGTGGGGGCAGATAAATAACCGGGCAGTTTGTTCCAGGAAACACCGTTGTCAGCAGCACCCTGTACGTTAGATTCGCCGCCCAGGGCGAATAAACCGCCGCCGGATACGCCGATATTGCCCAGCAGCATTTGAAGTATGGCATAAGCCCGGACTGTCTGAGCGCCGGAAGTGTGCTGGGTGGAGCTCATGGCGTAGATAATAGCGCCGGCCTTGTCTGCTTTGCCGGTTGCGGCAAAAGAGGCACAGACCTTTGCAAAATCAGCCTGAGAGCAGCCACAGGTTGCGGCCACCATTTCCGGGGTATAACGGGCATATTGCTTCTTCAAAAGCTGGAAGACACAATTGGGGTTGGTCAGGGTTTTGTCTATTACCGGCTCACCGTTGCTGGCTTTGGCAAAACTCCAGTTTGACTGGTCGTAAGAATGGCTGGCGGAGTTGTAACCGGTAAACATACCGTCCAAATCGGCCGGGCCCTTGAAGTTGGAATTTACTACCATGCCGGCAGTGGTGTACTCGGTAATATAAGTCAGGTTGTAATTTGCGGGGTGGGCTTCAATGTCAGCAATGACATACTTGATAAGACCGCCGGTAAAGGCAATCTCCGAACCGGAGCGGGCGGCAACGAATGTGCCGGCCTTGGCCGCAGTCCGGGTCAGGCGGCAGTCAACGCTGATAAGCTCTGCCCCTTTTCCCATGGCTTCACCCAGATGGGAGAAACAGGCAGGGTAGTTTTCAGCCGGGTTACCGCCCATGTCCAAAATAACGTTGGCATTTGAAACATCGGTCCAGCTGTTGTTCATGGCGTTTTGTCCGAACGAAGCAGCCAGAGCTTCCATTCCGGAAGCGGTGCTCAGTCTGGCCTGGCTGTCCAGGTAGACAATGCCCAGGGCGCGAAGCATCTTGGACAGCAGATAACATTCTTCGTTGTCCAGAGTAGCTCCGCCCAGGGAGGCTATTGCCTCGGTGCGGTTGACAGTCTTGCCTGCAGCATTTTTAGCCACAAACCCGCTGTCGCGACTGGTTTTTACCTTTTTGGCAATTTCACCAATTGCCCAATCCCAGCTTTTTTCTTCCCAATCATTCGCACCGGCGGCACGGTAAAGTACCTTTTCCAAACGGTGTTTATTATTGTGAAGTTGAATCAGCGAAGCACCTTTGGAGCAGGCACTTCCCCGATTTACTGGATTATCAGGATCACCTTCCATATTGGTGAGGTTGCCGGCCGAATCGGTATAGCAGATAAATCCGCAACCGCTGGCGTCAAAGGGACAAATGGTGGTGGTTTCTTTTACCCACCGGGGGCGCGTGTCAACCATCTTGGGCTCAACACCCTTGATGGGTCCACGGAAAAGACCAGCTGTGGCAAAGAGACCCGCGGTCCCTCCGCTGATCTTGAGGAAATCTCGCCTACTAAACTGAGACCTCATCACTACCTCCTTACTAAAGGCTCTGGAGACACAATTTGTTAATATGATATACCAAGTAGTTGTTTAAACGCAAGTTAAAATCACGAATAACTTATATCCAAAGTACTAGTGCCGGGATTTAGTCTGGAATAAATATTTTGAGATTGTTTTTTTAGCTGGGAAAACTCTGAAAATCACCTGCATTCAGGCTGAAAATGATGGAAGATATTTAAAAAAGTTTCAAATTTCTTTGGACAACCGGCATAGTCCTAAGCCTGTCAGGCCGGATTATGCTGCAGATGTTTTCAAAGTCAGCGTTTTTGCCGGAATATCTGCCCGGAACAGGATTTACACCCTTTTTAACTTGATTTGGAGTTTATATTCCGCTATTTTTTAAAGCATGAGAATTATTGCCGGAGATGCCAAAGGTAAAAACATTATCGTGCCCCAGCGGAAAGCCACTCGTCCGGCTACCGAGTTGGTCAGAGGAGCTATGATGTCCATGCTGGAGGCAATTGCTGAAGACTGGAGCGAGGTGCTGGATATTTATTCCGGCAGCGGCTCTCTGGGTCTGGAGGCACTTTCCCGCGGGGCAGGGCATGTAGATTTTGTTGAGCACGAGCGCTGTTGTTGTGATATAATAAAACAAAATTTGGAAACCATTGGCTGTGCAAGCCAGGCTCACGTTTATTGTTTGGATGTGCCCAAGGCAATAGCCTTCCTGAAAAAACAATATGACGTAATACTGGCAGACCCGCCGTACCGCAACCAGCAGATTGGCGAGGTACTGGAGAAGCTGGGGAATTCAGGGCTTATCGGTGAAAGCACAGTCATGGCGGTGACCCATTCTGCCCATCTAACCCTTGCCGAACGTTATGGGCGGCTTAAGATGTTAAAAGAACATCGCCATGGGGATAGCCTTATCGCTATATACAGAAAGGATAGCAGTTTTGATAGCCATTTACCCGGGCCGGTTTGACCCGGTAACCCTCGGCCATTTGAGCGTCGCCAGGCGCGCCTCTGGCTTTTGTGACCGGCTGATTATTGCTGTCTTTGATAACCCTGCCAAACCGGGGCTTTTTACTGCCGCCGAGAGGGTAGATTTCATCAAACAATCCGTTAAAGACATTCCTAATGTAGAGGTGTGCTCTTTCCGTGGTCTTATGGTCAGTTTCGCCCGTAAGACGGGTGCTTCGCTTATAATCCGCGGTCTCAGGGTTGGGGCTGATTTTGAGCGTGAGATGGAAATGTATGTTATGAACCGCCGCCTTGATGAGGGGATTGAGCTTTGTTGTCTTTTCTCTGAGCCTCAGTACCAGTATCTCAGTGCCTCCCTTATAAAGGAAATAGTGATGCTGGGCGGGGACTCAAGCGGGCTAATATCGGAACATGTGGCAGCAGCTTTAAAAATCAAGTTAGCGCCTGCCTAGTGTGGTATAATCAATTAATTATTTTACAGGAGGGTGTATCGCCAGAAGAAGTTTTGCTTAAGACAGATTTTGGAGGTAGAAGGAATTTATGTCGTTCAAGATAACAGATGACTGTATCAGTTGTGGAGCTTGTGAACCGGAATGCCCCAACAAGGCTATTTCGGAAGGCGAGACTATTTACATTATTGATCCTGAAAAGTGTTCTGAGTGCGTGGGTGCTTTTGAAACCCCTCAGTGCGTTGAAATCTGCCCGGTAGACTCCTGTGTGAAATGCTGCAATGAATCTCACGAAGAGTTGCTGGCAAAATGGCAGAAACTGCACCCCGGCGAAAGCCCCAAGTAAAAATAAAAAATTTTAAGGCGATCTGGATAGATTGTTTTAAATAAAACAGTAAATGCCTTAAGAGCCATCTGGGTTACGGCGGTTTAGTGTGAAGGTTTTGTATTTGCTTTAGTTGAAAAAGTCACGGATTACTCCGAACTCATCCGGTAAAAGCGACAGAATCAGCGGAAACTTGTCAAGAAGTATCTGGGCTACGGCAGAATCGGTAATGACCGAAGCGGAGCCAAAGAACTTAACCCAGATGGCCAGCAGGGCGGCAGTAAAAATGCTGGACACCAGCAAACCGAATATTGCACCCCCCAGCCGATTTACCCAGTTAAGGAAAGTCGGCTTTATTATGGTATCAAGCAGCTTGGCAATGATGGTGGTTGTTACCCAGATAGCCATAAGTACCAGCAGGAAAGCGATTATATTTGCCCACTCCGGGCTGGATATAAAACTGAGCCATTCGGCAACTGTAGGGTAGAAGCGGCCTGCCAGTATAATACCTATTATCAGCCCCACCAGATGCAGGAAATTGAGTATCAGGCCGGTAAAAAAGCCGCTTACGGTTTGAGCGCCCAGTGCTATCAGTAAAACTATATCTAACCAGTTCATGGCTTTGATTAAAGCATATCCGCAGGGATAAACGCAATAGCCGGATTGGCCGGGATTTGCCAGCTGTATTTAAACAGGTCTTGAACTAAGGGCAGCTTAACCCTTACCCAGCTCTACCGAACGGTCAAAAGCCGCTTTTGCAGCCTTAATTACGGTTGTTTCCAGTCCTGCTTCCTCAAATACCTTTATAGCTTCGGCGGTAGTGCCGCCGGGAGAGGTTACGTTTTTGCGGAGCTGGGCTAGCGGCAGGCCGGATTTCCCGGCATAAACAGCCGAACCGGCGGCTGTCTGGGATACCAGTATAGAGGCTTCCTCAGGGGTAAAACCCATTTCCAGGGCTGCTTTTTCTAAACTTTCCATAAACAGGAAGAAATAAGCCGGGCCTGAACCTGAGATGGCGGTAGCCGCATCCAGCATGGTTTCTTTGCCGGTATATATTTCTTTGCCCATGGCGGAAAGTATGCTTTTAGCTTGTTCTTTCTGGGCGGGGCTTACCGCCGGCAGGGCAGTCCAGATGCTCATGCCCATGCCTATCATAGCCGGGGTATTGGGCATAACCCGTACTACGGCTTTGTGCCCAAGCCCGCTGGACAGTTTACTTAGAGTTGCCCCGGCAATAATGGATATCACCAGCTGTGTCTCTGCCAGTTTGCCTTTCAGTCCGGCGCTCAGTTCGGCCAGGTTCTGGGGTTTTATAGCCAGCAGAACTACTTCGGCGTTTTTTATGGCCTCCGGATTTGCGGCGGTGGTCTTTATGCCATAGGTATTTTCAAGGAAAGCGCGGCGTTCGGCTTTAATCTCACTTACGGTAATATCCTGCGGCGGGCAGATATTTTTCCTGATAAGGGCACCCAAAATGGCCTCGCCCATATTCCCCCCGCCGATAAATGCTATTTTCATATTATTTCACCACAATATTTACTAATTTGCCGGGTACATATATGACAGACGCCGGGGTTTTGCCCTGAAGATGGGGCTTGACTCTGGCGCTGTTTAAGGCAGTTTCCTTAGCTTCGTCCTCCGAGATACCGGCCGGCATTTCCAGCCTTTCGCGGAGTTTGCCGTTTACCTGGATAATCAGGGTAATTACTTCGTCTTTGGCCAGTTCTTCGTCCCACTTAGGCCAGCTCTGGTTGTGAATGGAATATTCCATGCCTAGATTTGTCCAGAGTTCCTCGGCAATATGGGGGGCAACCGGGGCAAGCATAAGGGCAAAAGTTTTAAGGCTGTTTTGCCAGCTTTCTGCCGAAATGGCGGCAGCCTCTTTAAACTTGGCCAGGCTGTTTGAAAGCTCCATCAGGGCGGCCACTACCGTATTGAAACGCAGCCGTTCAATATCCATAGTTATTTTTTTGATAGTCTGGTGGAGGGTGCGCTTAAGTTCGCGTTCCGCTTCAGCCGAGGCGGTGTTTGGGGTGTATTCCTCTGTAAACAAATTCCAGACCCGGTTCAGCCAGCGGCTCATGCCCGAAAGGCCGGAATCATTCCATTCCCCGCCCTGATCCCACGGGCCCACAAACATCAGGTAAGCCCTGACGGCGTCTGTGCCTACCTCTGCCACCAAATTATCCGGGGTAACTACATTCCCCTTGGATTTGCTCATTTTCTGGTGGTTGCTGACGATAATGCCCTGATTAAAAAGCTTTTTAAAAGGTTCGCCGAAGTCTATTATTCCCATATCCCGCAGGGCTTTGGTGAAGAAACGGGAATAAAAAAGGTGCATAACGGCGTGTTCGGCACCGCCGGTATAAAGGTCTACCGGCATCCAGTACCGCAGTTTTTCCGGGTCAAACGGCCCTTTGTCATAACCGGGGCTGGTATAACGCAGGAAATACCACGAAGAACACATGAAGGTATCCATGGTATCTGTTTCGCGTTTGGCCTTACCCCCGCAGACCGGGCAAGTGGTATTTACAAAGCCTTCATTATATTTCAGGGGGGATTCGCCCCCGCTGCGGAACTCTACATCTTCCGGCAGAAGCACCGGCAGGTCCTTTTCGGGTACGGGTACAATGCCGCACTTTTCGCAGTAGACCATGGGTATGGGGGCGCCCCAGTAACGCTGGCGGGAAATAAGCCAGTCGCGCAGTTTGTAGTTTACGGTTTTTTTGCCCCAGCCGTGTTCCGCCAGATAGTCACATACCTTTTCTTTGCCTTCGGTATTGGGCAGGCCGTTAAACGGGCCGGAATTCTGCATAACCCCTTCATTTATATAAGCGGTTTCAAGGGGCTGGCCGTCATAATCCGGTGGGGCAATTACAGTTATAACCGGCAAATGGTATTTTTGGGCAAAGACAAAATCACGCTCGTCATGGGCGGGCACGCCCATAACCGCCCCGGTGCCGTAACTCTGGAGAACATAATCACCAATCCAGACGGGTACTTTATGGCCGTTTACCCGGTTGGTCACGTATGCACCGGTAAAAACGCCGTCCTTTTCCCTTTCGGTGGAAAGGCGCTCAATCTCGGTGCAGGCGCGGGATTTCTTTATATATTCATCCACCGCCGCTTTGTTTTCGGGGGTGGTAATCTTTTCAACCAGAGGGTGTTCGGGTGCCAGTACCATAAAGGTCACCCCGTAAATAGTGTCAGGGCGGGTGGTAAAGACCTTTATCTCATGTTCGGGCGTAGCCGGGCAGTCCAGGGAAAAGGATACTTCCGCCCCGTAGCTTTTGCCCACCCAGTTTCTCTGCATAGCGGTTATTTTTTCCGGCCAGTCCAGGCCGTCATGGTCTTTAAGTTCATCAGCATAGTTGGTAATGCGGAAAAACCACTGTTCAAGGTCACGGCGGGTGGTGGGGGTTTCACATCTCCAGCAGGTGCCGTCTACCACCTGTTCGTTGGCCAGCACCGCCTGACAACTGGGACACCAGTTTACCGGAGCTTTGGCGCGGTAAGCCAGCCCGGCTTCATACAGCTTTAAGAAGAACCACTGAGTCCACTTGTAGTATTCGGGCAGGCAGGTTATAACCTCTCTGTCCCAGTCAAACATAGCACCGATAGTTTTAAGCTGGCGGCGCATATTTTCCACATTGTTCAGCGTCCAGATACGGGGGTGAATATGGTGTTTGATGGCGGCGTTTTCCGCCGGCAGGCCGAAAGAGTCAAAACCCACCGGGCGCATTACATTAAAGCCGTTTAAGCGTTTGTATCTGGCAAAACAGTCTGCCGGGACTTCGGCATACCAGTGGCCTATATGGAGGTTGCCAGAAGTATAAGGGAACATGGTAAGGGAGTACCATTTGGGTTTGGGGCTGTCTTCACCGGCGTGGTAAAGGCGGTCTGCCGCCCATTTATCCTGCCACTTTTTTTCTGTTTCCTGCGGATTATATTTTTCGGCCATTTCTGTTTTCCTATCTGAAATATCAGATTATATTACCCCGTACTGCCGGTGCTTTCAAGTTTGGGGCGGCTTTTCGGGGCTATTTCTATATTGGGCAGGAATTGGGTAAAATGAAGCAGACCTGAAAATGTGCTATATATAAATAGAAAGGCTGGCCGTAAGTGGCCGGTGGTTTTTTAATGACAGCTAAAGAGATTGTGGTAATAGGTGCGGGGGCGGGCGGGCTTATGGCGGCAGGCCGGGCGGCTGAGTGCGGCGGCAAAGTAATCCTGCTGGAAAAGACCGAACAGCCGGGCAAGAAAATGCTTATTTCGGGGCAGGGCAGGTGCAATATTTCCAACAGCCGGGATATTGCCGAATTTATCACCGCTTTCGGTCCTAACGGGCGGTTTTTATACAGCGCCTTCAGCCGTTTTTTCCGTCAGGAGCTGGTAGATTTGCTGGCACGTTATGGGGTGGAAACCAAAACCGAACGGGGCGGGCGGCTTTTCCCTGTTTCGGATAAAGCTCATGATGTGGTGGCAGCCTTAACTGAATATGCTTCAGGCGCGGCCTTGGTAAGCGGGCAAAAGGTCAGCCAGATACTGGTGAGCGAGGGGCGGGTAGTGGGGGTCAAAACTGAAAAGGAGACCTTCAGGGCGGATGCGGCGGTGATTGCCACCGGGGGTGCATCCTATCCCGGTACCGGCTCTTCGGGAGACGGTTTCCGTTTGGCGGAAGCGCTGGGGCATACTATTGTGAAACTACGTCCGGCTCTGGTGCCTCTGGTGGTGAAAGAGATAGATTTGGCAAAGAGCATGCAGGGGGTGGCCCTGAAAAATATCCGCCTGACGGCCTACCGCTGTGAAGCGGATAAAATACCTGCGGATCTGACCCTGCAGGACTGGGGGCGGGGTATTGCTGGCAAAAAACCGCCCAAAGCGGTGATTGAAAGCCGCATGGGTGAGCTTATGATTACCCACTTCGGGCTGGGCGGGCCTTTGACCATGCTGATGGGGCTGCCGGTTGCCGAGGCACTGGAGCAAGGGGCGGTGAGTGTGGCCATAGATTTGAAACCGGCACTGTC
It encodes:
- a CDS encoding CvpA family protein, translating into MNWLDIVLLIALGAQTVSGFFTGLILNFLHLVGLIIGIILAGRFYPTVAEWLSFISSPEWANIIAFLLVLMAIWVTTTIIAKLLDTIIKPTFLNWVNRLGGAIFGLLVSSIFTAALLAIWVKFFGSASVITDSAVAQILLDKFPLILSLLPDEFGVIRDFFN
- a CDS encoding NAD(P)/FAD-dependent oxidoreductase; protein product: MTAKEIVVIGAGAGGLMAAGRAAECGGKVILLEKTEQPGKKMLISGQGRCNISNSRDIAEFITAFGPNGRFLYSAFSRFFRQELVDLLARYGVETKTERGGRLFPVSDKAHDVVAALTEYASGAALVSGQKVSQILVSEGRVVGVKTEKETFRADAAVIATGGASYPGTGSSGDGFRLAEALGHTIVKLRPALVPLVVKEIDLAKSMQGVALKNIRLTAYRCEADKIPADLTLQDWGRGIAGKKPPKAVIESRMGELMITHFGLGGPLTMLMGLPVAEALEQGAVSVAIDLKPALSLDKLRLRLQRDFDTFGKRSFQNLLSELLPQKMIRPFVDLTGIDPFKCGGQITAAEREVILANLKCLRFNITSTLPLSAAVVTAGGVDLKEINPRTMESKLISGLYFCGEVMDIDADTGGYNLQAAFSTGYLAGESAAGA
- the rsmD gene encoding 16S rRNA (guanine(966)-N(2))-methyltransferase RsmD — its product is MRIIAGDAKGKNIIVPQRKATRPATELVRGAMMSMLEAIAEDWSEVLDIYSGSGSLGLEALSRGAGHVDFVEHERCCCDIIKQNLETIGCASQAHVYCLDVPKAIAFLKKQYDVILADPPYRNQQIGEVLEKLGNSGLIGESTVMAVTHSAHLTLAERYGRLKMLKEHRHGDSLIAIYRKDSSFDSHLPGPV
- the fdnG gene encoding formate dehydrogenase-N subunit alpha; translation: MRSQFSRRDFLKISGGTAGLFATAGLFRGPIKGVEPKMVDTRPRWVKETTTICPFDASGCGFICYTDSAGNLTNMEGDPDNPVNRGSACSKGASLIQLHNNKHRLEKVLYRAAGANDWEEKSWDWAIGEIAKKVKTSRDSGFVAKNAAGKTVNRTEAIASLGGATLDNEECYLLSKMLRALGIVYLDSQARLSTASGMEALAASFGQNAMNNSWTDVSNANVILDMGGNPAENYPACFSHLGEAMGKGAELISVDCRLTRTAAKAGTFVAARSGSEIAFTGGLIKYVIADIEAHPANYNLTYITEYTTAGMVVNSNFKGPADLDGMFTGYNSASHSYDQSNWSFAKASNGEPVIDKTLTNPNCVFQLLKKQYARYTPEMVAATCGCSQADFAKVCASFAATGKADKAGAIIYAMSSTQHTSGAQTVRAYAILQMLLGNIGVSGGGLFALGGESNVQGAADNGVSWNKLPGYLSAPTEDDTNFAAFAAKSSEQNAASLLKAWYGSNASSSNGFGFSFLPKTDLNTNYSYVNAIKQMAAGKIKGAFAWGANPVVESSAAGQAIQALAKLDWLVVTDMFESETAAFWKKEGISSQTEVFLLPTACSYEKEGSVTNADRWVQWRNKAVNAVGEAKSELEIISSLLSRLQSLYQGESALNAEAVTKLSWTYSTNPSAADVAKEMNGYQVSSMQQIDSPEDLKSDGTVACGNNLYIGSFTDSGNKMARREQTGAFHAGWAWSWPMNVRILNNRASVDLSGQPFNAAKPVVSWNGMGWTGDAVDGKVGPVNQSGELPFKGTSGNTAQLFAAMVDGPMPEHYEPWESPVDNALSGTQNNPTAMIFEGDTKGSAGEYPVICTTIRTVEHSLGGQLTRNMPFLVELAPAAYVEISEQLASEKGIKAGDIVKLTSARGSVSVAAAVTKRLKSFSIGGKTVHQVAIPYHWGFMGIAQGDSANTLAPNTADSNSSTPEFKAFLVKVEKEADGTVPTITGRYTVLED
- the leuS gene encoding leucine--tRNA ligase, which gives rise to MAEKYNPQETEKKWQDKWAADRLYHAGEDSPKPKWYSLTMFPYTSGNLHIGHWYAEVPADCFARYKRLNGFNVMRPVGFDSFGLPAENAAIKHHIHPRIWTLNNVENMRRQLKTIGAMFDWDREVITCLPEYYKWTQWFFLKLYEAGLAYRAKAPVNWCPSCQAVLANEQVVDGTCWRCETPTTRRDLEQWFFRITNYADELKDHDGLDWPEKITAMQRNWVGKSYGAEVSFSLDCPATPEHEIKVFTTRPDTIYGVTFMVLAPEHPLVEKITTPENKAAVDEYIKKSRACTEIERLSTEREKDGVFTGAYVTNRVNGHKVPVWIGDYVLQSYGTGAVMGVPAHDERDFVFAQKYHLPVITVIAPPDYDGQPLETAYINEGVMQNSGPFNGLPNTEGKEKVCDYLAEHGWGKKTVNYKLRDWLISRQRYWGAPIPMVYCEKCGIVPVPEKDLPVLLPEDVEFRSGGESPLKYNEGFVNTTCPVCGGKAKRETDTMDTFMCSSWYFLRYTSPGYDKGPFDPEKLRYWMPVDLYTGGAEHAVMHLFYSRFFTKALRDMGIIDFGEPFKKLFNQGIIVSNHQKMSKSKGNVVTPDNLVAEVGTDAVRAYLMFVGPWDQGGEWNDSGLSGMSRWLNRVWNLFTEEYTPNTASAEAERELKRTLHQTIKKITMDIERLRFNTVVAALMELSNSLAKFKEAAAISAESWQNSLKTFALMLAPVAPHIAEELWTNLGMEYSIHNQSWPKWDEELAKDEVITLIIQVNGKLRERLEMPAGISEDEAKETALNSARVKPHLQGKTPASVIYVPGKLVNIVVK
- a CDS encoding YfhL family 4Fe-4S dicluster ferredoxin, producing MSFKITDDCISCGACEPECPNKAISEGETIYIIDPEKCSECVGAFETPQCVEICPVDSCVKCCNESHEELLAKWQKLHPGESPK
- the proC gene encoding pyrroline-5-carboxylate reductase, producing the protein MKIAFIGGGNMGEAILGALIRKNICPPQDITVSEIKAERRAFLENTYGIKTTAANPEAIKNAEVVLLAIKPQNLAELSAGLKGKLAETQLVISIIAGATLSKLSSGLGHKAVVRVMPNTPAMIGMGMSIWTALPAVSPAQKEQAKSILSAMGKEIYTGKETMLDAATAISGSGPAYFFLFMESLEKAALEMGFTPEEASILVSQTAAGSAVYAGKSGLPLAQLRKNVTSPGGTTAEAIKVFEEAGLETTVIKAAKAAFDRSVELGKG
- the coaD gene encoding pantetheine-phosphate adenylyltransferase, which produces MIAIYPGRFDPVTLGHLSVARRASGFCDRLIIAVFDNPAKPGLFTAAERVDFIKQSVKDIPNVEVCSFRGLMVSFARKTGASLIIRGLRVGADFEREMEMYVMNRRLDEGIELCCLFSEPQYQYLSASLIKEIVMLGGDSSGLISEHVAAALKIKLAPA